In Microbispora sp. ZYX-F-249, a genomic segment contains:
- a CDS encoding Lrp/AsnC family transcriptional regulator → MTTPPKARAAAAKGGPVVLDEISKQIIEQLQMDGRKPYAAIGKAVGLSEAAVRQRVQRLLDLGVMQIVAVTDPLTLGFPRQAMIGIKCEGDLERVADELAQIPEIDYVVLTAGSVDIMVEVVCEGDTHLLEILGKIRAISSVRATETFVYLKLHKQTYSWGTH, encoded by the coding sequence ATGACGACTCCCCCCAAGGCTCGCGCGGCTGCCGCTAAGGGTGGGCCGGTGGTGCTCGACGAGATCTCCAAGCAGATCATCGAGCAGCTTCAGATGGACGGGCGAAAGCCGTACGCCGCCATCGGCAAGGCGGTGGGGCTGTCGGAGGCGGCGGTGCGTCAGCGGGTGCAGCGCCTGCTCGACCTCGGCGTCATGCAGATCGTCGCCGTCACCGACCCGCTCACCCTGGGCTTCCCCCGTCAGGCCATGATCGGCATCAAGTGCGAGGGCGATCTGGAGCGCGTCGCCGACGAGCTGGCGCAGATCCCCGAGATCGACTACGTGGTGCTGACAGCAGGCTCGGTCGACATCATGGTCGAGGTGGTCTGCGAGGGCGACACCCACCTGCTGGAGATCCTGGGGAAGATCCGGGCGATCTCCAGCGTGCGGGCGACCGAGACGTTCGTCTACCTCAAGCTGCACAAGCAGACGTACTCGTGGGGGACGCACTGA
- a CDS encoding PucR family transcriptional regulator: MDGHNTVEDLLRSPALQLRVLAGERGLGRSVSWAHVSELEDPTPWLLGAEVIMTTGIGVPRAAAAQRAYLERLDDAGVAALALSAGLHVPPLRRAFLDTAEERGFPVLEVPLAVPFIAIAQEVAAAVQEDARQRLGAQLQVFGALRWLASEGLDTAGLFRRLERLSGYEIFLSTPQGRPLLPGVPAPPPSVRLPASADAPPTIPGGFALPVPAPGGPAGFLVAFEREGARPAGLAVVQHIATVAALRVAMVRSERETLRRQGAETLAELLQDVLDPETARRRLDLMGLPPDRDVVLLVVRDAADDAVVRALAEHPHLMLRRHRDLYVLTAAAVATAELEAVPGIAAGVSRPVTPGSSLRVPQREALWAASRAAEAGRPLVAYGEDTTGRWLPDDVGVLAALVEHVLGDVLRYDAEHGSELITSVRTWMERDRRVDDAARALHVHPNTLSYRLRRFGALTGRDLSATGDFAEVWLAIRAAAQLGGL; the protein is encoded by the coding sequence GTGGACGGGCACAACACCGTGGAGGACCTGCTGCGCTCCCCCGCGCTGCAACTGCGGGTGCTGGCGGGCGAGCGCGGCCTCGGCAGGTCGGTCTCCTGGGCCCATGTGAGCGAGCTGGAGGACCCCACGCCCTGGCTGCTCGGGGCCGAGGTCATCATGACGACGGGCATCGGCGTCCCCCGGGCCGCCGCCGCCCAGCGGGCGTACCTGGAACGGCTCGACGACGCGGGGGTGGCGGCGCTCGCGCTCAGCGCGGGGCTGCACGTCCCCCCGCTGCGCCGGGCCTTCCTCGACACCGCCGAGGAGCGCGGGTTCCCCGTGCTGGAGGTGCCGCTGGCCGTGCCGTTCATCGCGATCGCCCAGGAGGTCGCGGCGGCGGTGCAGGAGGACGCCCGCCAGCGGCTGGGAGCCCAGCTGCAGGTGTTCGGCGCACTGCGCTGGCTCGCGTCCGAGGGGCTGGACACGGCGGGGCTGTTCCGGCGGCTCGAACGCCTGTCGGGCTACGAGATCTTCCTGAGCACGCCGCAGGGCCGCCCGCTGCTGCCGGGAGTGCCGGCGCCCCCGCCGTCCGTACGGCTGCCCGCCTCGGCGGACGCGCCGCCGACGATCCCCGGCGGCTTCGCGCTCCCGGTGCCCGCGCCCGGCGGGCCGGCCGGGTTCCTGGTCGCCTTCGAGCGGGAGGGCGCCCGCCCGGCCGGGCTCGCCGTGGTGCAGCACATCGCGACCGTCGCCGCCCTGCGGGTGGCGATGGTGCGCAGCGAGCGCGAGACGCTGCGCCGCCAGGGGGCGGAGACGCTGGCCGAGCTGCTGCAGGACGTGCTCGACCCGGAGACCGCCCGGCGCAGGCTCGACCTGATGGGCCTGCCGCCGGACCGCGACGTCGTGCTCCTCGTGGTGCGCGACGCCGCCGACGACGCCGTGGTCCGGGCCCTCGCCGAGCATCCGCACCTCATGCTCCGCCGGCATCGGGACCTGTACGTGCTGACGGCGGCGGCCGTCGCCACCGCGGAGCTGGAGGCGGTGCCCGGCATCGCGGCCGGCGTCAGCCGCCCCGTCACGCCCGGGTCGTCGCTGCGCGTCCCGCAGCGGGAGGCCCTGTGGGCGGCCTCCCGCGCCGCCGAGGCGGGCCGGCCACTGGTCGCCTACGGCGAGGACACCACGGGCCGGTGGCTGCCGGACGACGTGGGCGTGCTGGCGGCCCTGGTCGAGCACGTGCTCGGCGACGTCCTGCGGTACGACGCCGAACACGGCTCGGAGCTGATCACCTCGGTCCGCACGTGGATGGAGCGCGACCGCCGCGTCGACGACGCCGCGCGGGCCCTGCACGTGCACCCCAACACGCTGTCGTACCGGCTGCGCCGCTTCGGCGCGCTGACCGGGCGCGACCTGTCGGCGACCGGCGACTTCGCCGAGGTGTGGCTGGCCATCCGGGCGGCGGCCCAGCTCGGCGGGCTCTAG
- a CDS encoding cyclase family protein, with the protein MIVDLSVPVVSGMPVYPGDPEVEIAPALTVAAEGVNVLGLHLGSQSGTHVDAPFHIDDALPALDALPLERFLGPAAVLDVRGLPPRSPVTPGTLEAVAGRLRPGTVLLVATGWDGHWGTPEYLAHPYLTAETARLIVAAGVRTVGIDALSVDPTPAPADLPAHRALCGAHAVIAENLRNLGPLLEAQAAGRQVEVSLLPLRLTGADGAPVRAVARVG; encoded by the coding sequence GTGATCGTCGACCTGTCGGTGCCCGTCGTGAGCGGCATGCCCGTCTATCCCGGGGATCCCGAGGTCGAGATCGCGCCCGCCCTCACCGTGGCGGCCGAGGGCGTCAACGTCCTCGGGCTGCACCTCGGGTCGCAGTCCGGCACCCACGTGGACGCGCCGTTCCACATCGACGACGCGCTGCCGGCGCTGGACGCCCTGCCGCTGGAGCGGTTCCTCGGCCCCGCGGCGGTCCTCGACGTCCGCGGCCTGCCGCCGCGTTCGCCGGTCACCCCCGGGACGCTGGAGGCGGTGGCGGGACGGCTGCGGCCGGGAACCGTCCTGCTCGTCGCGACCGGCTGGGACGGGCACTGGGGGACGCCGGAGTACCTGGCCCACCCGTACCTGACCGCGGAGACCGCCCGCCTGATCGTCGCCGCGGGGGTCCGCACCGTCGGCATCGACGCCCTCAGCGTCGACCCGACGCCGGCTCCGGCCGACCTGCCGGCGCACCGGGCCCTCTGCGGGGCGCACGCGGTGATCGCCGAGAACCTGCGCAACCTGGGCCCCCTGCTGGAGGCCCAGGCCGCCGGTCGCCAAGTGGAGGTCTCCCTGCTCCCGCTGCGCCTGACCGGGGCCGACGGCGCGCCCGTACGCGCCGTCGCCAGGGTCGGCTGA
- a CDS encoding ABC transporter ATP-binding protein, translated as MTEIQAGPGAAVAAAPVSGDVPAIELDNVVKEYVSHGEVVRAVKGVSLAIAEGEFFSLLGPSGCGKTTSMRMIAGFEDPTQGVVRLHGEDVTNVPPNKRDINMVFQSYALFPHMNVWDNVAFGLKRKKVPDTEIKRRVGEILEVVDLVGREKRRPKEMSGGQQQRVALARALVNRPRALLLDEPLGALDLKLRQAMQIELKRIQREVGITFVYVTHDQSEALTMSDRIAVMNDGLVEQLAGPREIYERPASKFVAGFIGTSNLLSGTVQHVGGDTAVLALGQSDRILIPADGTLSAGQTVDLTVRPEKIKIAKDRPEGDLSVVRGTVAEVVYLGTSNSYVVMLGDGAEITVFEQNANDSTITAERGDSVWLSWQPWHSYALR; from the coding sequence ATGACAGAGATCCAGGCGGGCCCGGGGGCAGCCGTCGCGGCTGCCCCCGTATCAGGAGACGTGCCCGCCATCGAACTCGACAACGTGGTGAAGGAGTACGTCTCGCACGGCGAGGTCGTACGGGCGGTCAAGGGCGTGAGCCTCGCCATCGCGGAGGGGGAGTTCTTCTCCCTCCTCGGCCCCTCAGGCTGCGGCAAGACCACCAGCATGCGAATGATCGCCGGGTTCGAGGACCCCACCCAGGGGGTCGTCAGGCTCCACGGGGAGGACGTCACGAACGTCCCGCCGAACAAGCGTGACATCAACATGGTGTTCCAGTCCTACGCGCTGTTCCCGCACATGAACGTCTGGGACAACGTCGCGTTCGGGCTCAAGCGCAAGAAGGTCCCCGACACGGAGATCAAGCGTCGTGTCGGGGAGATCCTGGAGGTCGTGGACCTGGTCGGCCGCGAGAAGCGCCGGCCGAAGGAGATGTCGGGAGGCCAGCAGCAGCGCGTCGCGCTCGCCCGCGCGCTGGTCAACCGGCCCCGCGCGCTCCTGCTCGACGAGCCGCTCGGCGCGCTCGACCTCAAGCTCCGCCAGGCCATGCAGATCGAGCTCAAGCGCATCCAGCGTGAGGTCGGCATCACGTTCGTCTACGTGACGCACGACCAGAGCGAGGCGCTGACGATGAGCGACCGCATCGCCGTCATGAACGACGGCCTCGTGGAACAGCTCGCCGGTCCCCGCGAGATCTACGAGCGGCCCGCCAGCAAGTTCGTGGCCGGGTTCATCGGCACCTCCAACCTGCTGAGCGGAACGGTGCAGCATGTCGGCGGTGACACCGCCGTGCTCGCCCTCGGGCAGAGCGACCGGATCCTCATCCCCGCGGACGGCACGCTCTCGGCCGGCCAGACCGTCGACCTGACGGTCCGGCCGGAGAAGATCAAGATTGCGAAGGACCGGCCCGAGGGCGACCTCAGCGTCGTGCGGGGGACCGTGGCCGAGGTCGTCTACCTCGGCACCTCCAACAGCTACGTCGTGATGCTCGGCGACGGCGCCGAGATCACGGTGTTCGAGCAGAACGCGAACGACAGCACGATCACCGCCGAGCGGGGCGACTCGGTCTGGCTCTCCTGGCAGCCCTGGCACTCCTACGCCCTGCGGTAA
- a CDS encoding ABC transporter ATP-binding protein, whose protein sequence is MRIASLSFRYGRRAPWVLRDAGLVLDPGDVVEVTGPNGTGKSTLLRLVAGLLRPVRGSVEDRPRVVGYAPERFPADQPFTVASYLRHMAAVRRVSTDAIGRWSERLGMDHLLGQRLPDLSKGSAHKVGLAQALLAEPGLLVLDEPFAGLDAATRAELPTIIGEVRARGGIVVVSDHQGDLRAFPGLRRCEVRDHAVRELEQAEETGEPALTVLEVAVAASRAADLAERLRAEGCAVHITGRTTARASGEAAG, encoded by the coding sequence ATGCGGATCGCCAGCCTCTCCTTCCGGTACGGGAGGCGAGCCCCCTGGGTCCTGCGGGACGCCGGTCTGGTCCTCGATCCGGGAGACGTGGTCGAGGTCACCGGGCCCAACGGCACCGGCAAGTCGACCCTGCTGCGGCTCGTCGCCGGGCTGCTCAGGCCCGTACGCGGAAGCGTCGAGGACCGCCCCCGCGTCGTCGGATACGCCCCCGAGCGGTTCCCCGCGGACCAGCCGTTCACCGTGGCGTCCTACCTGCGGCACATGGCGGCGGTCCGGAGAGTGAGCACGGACGCGATCGGCCGGTGGAGCGAGCGGCTCGGCATGGACCACCTGCTCGGACAGCGCCTGCCCGACCTGTCCAAGGGCAGCGCGCACAAGGTGGGCCTCGCGCAGGCGCTGCTCGCCGAACCGGGCTTGCTCGTGCTCGACGAGCCCTTCGCCGGGCTCGACGCCGCCACCCGGGCCGAACTTCCCACGATCATCGGGGAGGTCCGCGCGCGCGGCGGGATCGTGGTGGTGAGCGACCACCAGGGCGACCTGCGCGCCTTTCCCGGCCTGCGCCGCTGCGAGGTCCGCGACCACGCCGTACGGGAGCTCGAGCAGGCCGAGGAGACCGGCGAGCCGGCTCTGACCGTGCTGGAGGTGGCGGTGGCCGCGTCGCGGGCGGCGGACCTGGCCGAGCGGCTGCGCGCCGAGGGCTGCGCGGTGCACATCACGGGCCGCACCACGGCCCGCGCCTCCGGGGAGGCCGCCGGATGA
- a CDS encoding nitrilase-related carbon-nitrogen hydrolase: MTTADDGAAVTRIAVAQVPLRVGEPAANRAAAEAAIAEAAEAGARLVVLPELVNSGYVFSGAEEAGSLAEPADGPTVTAWARLARAHDLVIVGGFCELAGGVLRNSQVMVDATGTRAVYRKAHLWHDEQDVFTPGDAPPPVVDTPIGRIGMMVCYDLEFPEWVRSVGLAGADILAVSTNWPASPVPAGERPVLVAYAQIAAAANRMFVAVADRCAAERGVDWVRGTSLIGPNGYPLAGPVLRDGPAVLVADCDLARARDKATGPRNDVHRDRRTDLYSCPTI; this comes from the coding sequence ATGACGACGGCGGACGATGGCGCGGCGGTGACGCGGATCGCGGTCGCGCAGGTTCCGCTGCGGGTGGGCGAGCCCGCGGCGAACCGTGCCGCCGCCGAAGCGGCGATCGCGGAGGCGGCCGAGGCCGGCGCCCGGCTGGTGGTGCTGCCCGAGCTCGTCAACAGCGGCTACGTCTTCTCGGGCGCCGAGGAGGCCGGGAGCCTCGCCGAGCCCGCCGACGGCCCGACCGTCACCGCCTGGGCCCGTCTGGCCCGGGCCCACGACCTGGTGATCGTGGGCGGATTCTGCGAGCTGGCCGGCGGCGTCCTGCGCAACAGCCAGGTCATGGTCGACGCGACCGGGACCAGGGCCGTCTATCGCAAGGCCCACCTGTGGCACGACGAGCAGGACGTGTTCACGCCCGGCGACGCGCCGCCCCCCGTCGTGGACACCCCGATCGGCCGCATCGGGATGATGGTCTGCTACGACCTGGAGTTCCCCGAGTGGGTGCGGTCCGTGGGGCTCGCCGGGGCCGACATTCTCGCCGTCTCCACCAACTGGCCCGCCTCGCCCGTGCCCGCCGGGGAGCGCCCGGTGCTGGTCGCGTACGCCCAGATCGCCGCCGCGGCCAACCGCATGTTCGTCGCCGTGGCCGACCGGTGCGCGGCCGAGCGCGGCGTGGACTGGGTGCGCGGGACGTCGCTGATCGGCCCGAACGGATACCCGCTGGCGGGCCCGGTGCTCAGGGACGGGCCGGCCGTGCTGGTCGCCGACTGCGACCTGGCCCGCGCCAGGGACAAGGCCACCGGCCCGCGCAACGACGTCCACCGCGACCGGCGGACCGATCTCTACTCGTGTCCTACGATCTGA
- a CDS encoding DivIVA domain-containing protein: protein MNRFPRVMAVRLGYDPQQVDDFVRRIESTLGRGPADGPPVTADEIRNARFAVKLGGYNETAVDFALDAFIVAVEARAGQGGDARARPAAGAPGPVTVTPRPAAAGEPASREPAATELAAAKPATGPAATEHAGTEPAAADRTAPGRAAMANAVTQPLVAAPAARAAARRTGDGERAGSDAAPANAAEKTGAPSPEPGTASWLEAQAARVERVAFRPGRLGMGYREEEVDEFLDRVVATLRGTTAEPLTAEQVRKATFATVVFRPGYAIREVDGFLAEMASVLERRP, encoded by the coding sequence GTGAACCGCTTTCCCCGCGTCATGGCCGTGCGCCTGGGCTATGACCCCCAACAGGTCGACGACTTCGTGCGCAGGATCGAGTCGACGCTCGGGCGTGGCCCGGCCGACGGGCCGCCGGTGACGGCCGACGAGATCAGGAACGCGAGGTTCGCCGTCAAACTCGGCGGTTACAACGAGACGGCGGTGGACTTCGCGCTCGACGCGTTCATCGTGGCGGTCGAGGCCAGAGCCGGTCAGGGCGGCGACGCGCGGGCGAGGCCCGCGGCCGGCGCTCCCGGGCCGGTGACGGTGACTCCACGGCCGGCCGCCGCCGGAGAGCCCGCCTCCCGAGAGCCTGCGGCGACAGAACTCGCAGCGGCAAAGCCCGCCACGGGGCCCGCCGCCACAGAACACGCCGGGACAGAACCCGCCGCCGCGGACCGCACCGCTCCGGGGCGCGCCGCCATGGCGAACGCCGTGACACAGCCCCTCGTCGCGGCGCCGGCCGCACGGGCCGCGGCGCGCCGTACGGGGGACGGGGAGCGTGCGGGGTCGGACGCGGCCCCCGCGAACGCCGCGGAGAAGACGGGCGCGCCATCACCGGAGCCGGGCACGGCGTCCTGGCTGGAGGCACAGGCGGCCCGGGTCGAACGCGTCGCCTTCCGCCCCGGACGGCTCGGGATGGGCTACCGGGAGGAGGAGGTCGACGAGTTCCTCGACCGGGTGGTGGCGACGCTGCGCGGGACGACGGCCGAGCCGCTGACGGCGGAGCAGGTCAGGAAGGCCACGTTCGCCACCGTCGTGTTCCGGCCCGGCTACGCGATCCGCGAGGTGGACGGCTTCCTGGCCGAGATGGCGAGCGTGCTGGAACGCCGCCCCTGA
- a CDS encoding M1 family metallopeptidase, with the protein MLRRSSPWPRLVAAGLTAVIPLAAVPSARASTGSGAYTPGSAGLGDPYFPLAGNGGYDVAHYAVRLRFTPETRRLSATTTITARATKNLSRFDLDFSGPAISEVEVNGRRASYVRKGQELVVTPRRGLPSGKKFTVMVTYAGRPKPIKDRALGVAGWIDTEDGAVALAEPDGARSWFPANDHPRDKATFTFEVTAPEGLTVLANGEPDNSGVAGPRDGYRTSKWTMRHPMAPYLAMVAIGKFTVSRGTVGGKPNITAYDPSLAKEFKRLHSTTAKAIRWESKVFGDYPFSSTGGIADRLDVDYALETQGRPVYDTGMSDELVIVHELAHQWFGDSVGLRSWKDIWLNEGFASYAEWLYQEQHGGPSAERTFAEHYRHRAGSDFWKLKTGDPGRDGMFDWNAIYVRGAMTVHALRKEIGDKTFFTLLRTWARQNRHSTVTTKDLLALAERLSGRDLDDLFDAWLYRAAKPKP; encoded by the coding sequence ATGCTTCGTAGATCATCCCCCTGGCCAAGGCTCGTCGCCGCCGGTCTCACGGCGGTCATCCCCCTGGCGGCCGTGCCGTCGGCCCGGGCGAGCACCGGCTCCGGTGCCTACACTCCCGGCTCGGCCGGGCTCGGCGACCCGTACTTCCCCCTCGCGGGCAACGGCGGCTACGACGTCGCCCACTACGCGGTCCGGCTGCGGTTCACCCCGGAGACCCGCCGCCTCAGCGCCACGACGACGATCACGGCGAGGGCGACCAAGAACCTGTCCCGGTTCGACCTCGACTTCTCCGGTCCGGCGATCAGCGAGGTCGAGGTGAACGGCCGCCGGGCGTCGTACGTCCGCAAGGGCCAGGAGCTCGTCGTCACCCCCCGGCGCGGGCTGCCGTCGGGGAAGAAGTTCACCGTCATGGTGACCTATGCCGGCCGGCCGAAGCCGATCAAGGACAGGGCGCTCGGCGTCGCCGGCTGGATCGACACCGAGGACGGCGCCGTCGCGCTGGCCGAGCCGGACGGCGCCCGCAGCTGGTTCCCGGCCAACGACCACCCGCGTGACAAGGCCACCTTCACCTTCGAGGTCACCGCGCCCGAGGGGCTGACGGTCCTGGCCAACGGCGAGCCGGACAACTCCGGCGTCGCCGGCCCGCGTGACGGCTACCGGACCTCGAAGTGGACGATGCGCCACCCCATGGCGCCGTACCTCGCCATGGTCGCGATCGGGAAGTTCACGGTCAGCCGGGGCACCGTCGGGGGCAAACCCAACATCACGGCGTACGACCCCTCGCTGGCCAAGGAGTTCAAGCGCCTGCACAGCACCACGGCCAAGGCGATCCGGTGGGAGTCGAAGGTCTTCGGCGACTACCCGTTCTCCTCGACGGGCGGCATCGCCGACCGGCTCGACGTGGACTACGCGCTGGAGACGCAGGGCAGGCCGGTGTACGACACGGGCATGTCGGACGAACTGGTGATCGTGCACGAACTGGCCCACCAGTGGTTCGGCGACAGCGTCGGCCTGCGCAGCTGGAAGGACATCTGGCTGAACGAGGGCTTCGCGTCGTACGCCGAGTGGCTGTACCAGGAGCAGCACGGCGGCCCGTCCGCCGAGCGGACCTTCGCCGAGCACTACAGGCACCGAGCCGGCAGTGACTTTTGGAAGCTCAAGACCGGCGACCCGGGCCGCGACGGCATGTTCGACTGGAATGCGATCTACGTGCGCGGCGCCATGACCGTGCACGCGCTGCGCAAGGAGATCGGCGACAAGACGTTCTTCACGCTGCTGCGCACCTGGGCCAGGCAGAACCGCCACTCGACGGTCACCACGAAGGACCTCCTCGCCCTGGCGGAGCGGCTGTCCGGCCGGGACCTGGACGACCTGTTCGACGCGTGGCTGTACCGGGCGGCCAAGCCGAAGCCGTGA
- the rlmN gene encoding 23S rRNA (adenine(2503)-C(2))-methyltransferase RlmN, producing the protein MSEQPKTGQLTFVAPRRAKPQRHLADLTMAERRAAVAELGEKPFRADQLSRHYFTRLTGSPEQMTDLPGALRERLVEQLMPPLLTSVREITCDGGMTRKTLWKLFDGSLVESVLMRYPDRVTMCVSSQAGCGMNCPFCATGQAGLTRNMSTAEIVEQVVAGARALARGEVPGGPGRVTNVVFMGMGEPMANYKAVIGAVRRLVDPAPEGLGISARGVTVSTVGLVPAIGKLADEGLPVTLAVSLHAPDDELRDTLVPINTRWKVAEVLDAAWDYAARTKRRVSIEYALIKDINDQEWRADLLGRLLKNKLVHVNLIPLNPTPGSKWTASRPEDERAFVRRLESHGVAVTVRDTRGREIDGACGQLAAAPQP; encoded by the coding sequence GTGAGCGAGCAGCCGAAGACCGGGCAGCTGACCTTCGTGGCGCCCCGCCGGGCCAAGCCGCAGCGCCACCTGGCCGACCTGACCATGGCCGAACGCAGGGCGGCGGTGGCGGAGCTGGGGGAGAAGCCGTTCCGCGCCGACCAGCTCTCCCGTCACTACTTCACCCGGCTGACCGGCTCGCCCGAGCAGATGACCGACCTGCCGGGGGCGCTGCGCGAGCGGCTGGTGGAGCAGCTCATGCCGCCGCTGCTGACGTCCGTACGCGAGATCACCTGTGACGGCGGCATGACGCGCAAGACGCTGTGGAAGCTGTTCGACGGCTCGCTGGTCGAGTCGGTCCTGATGCGCTACCCCGACCGCGTCACGATGTGCGTCTCCTCCCAGGCCGGGTGTGGCATGAACTGCCCGTTCTGCGCGACCGGCCAGGCCGGGCTCACCCGCAACATGTCCACCGCCGAGATCGTCGAGCAGGTCGTCGCGGGCGCCCGGGCGCTGGCCCGCGGCGAGGTCCCGGGCGGGCCGGGACGGGTGACCAACGTGGTCTTCATGGGCATGGGCGAGCCGATGGCCAACTACAAGGCCGTCATCGGCGCCGTACGCCGCCTGGTCGACCCGGCGCCGGAGGGCCTCGGCATCTCTGCGCGCGGGGTCACGGTCTCGACGGTCGGCCTGGTGCCGGCGATCGGCAAGCTCGCCGACGAGGGCCTGCCGGTGACGCTCGCCGTCTCCCTGCACGCGCCGGACGACGAGCTCAGGGACACGCTCGTGCCCATCAACACGCGGTGGAAGGTCGCCGAGGTGCTCGACGCGGCGTGGGACTACGCGGCCAGGACCAAGCGGCGCGTGTCCATCGAGTACGCCCTGATCAAGGACATCAACGACCAGGAGTGGCGGGCCGACCTGCTCGGCCGCCTGCTCAAGAACAAGCTCGTGCACGTCAACCTGATCCCGCTCAACCCCACGCCCGGCTCCAAGTGGACCGCCTCGCGCCCCGAGGACGAGCGGGCGTTCGTACGCCGCCTGGAGTCCCACGGCGTCGCCGTCACCGTACGGGACACCCGGGGGCGGGAGATCGACGGTGCGTGCGGGCAGCTCGCCGCCGCGCCCCAGCCCTGA
- a CDS encoding gamma-aminobutyraldehyde dehydrogenase, whose amino-acid sequence MTTRLQNFVNGKFVDAASGRFSDVVDPTTGEVYAQAPVSGQEDVDAAYAAATAAFETWGQTTPGERAALLLKVADAIEARADEINEAECRNTGKPRARMAEDETPVAADHFRFFAGAARTLEGPTAGEFLADHTSMIRHEPIGVIGQVTPWNYPMMMAVWKIAPALAAGNTIVLKPSDTTPVSTLKLAEILGDVLPAGVFNVVTGDRETGALVVGHADADMVAITGSVGAGMAVARTAADDLKRVHLELGGKAPVVVFEDVKDIKAVAEEIAGAGLYNAGQDCTAACRVLVQESIHDEFAAALAEAAAATKLGGLDEEDAYFGPLNNANQLARVEGFFERLPEHAKVLTGGTRVGDKGFFFAPTVVDGLKQDDEMVQDEIFGPVMTVQTFTDEADALAKANGVRYGLSSSVWTTDHGRAMRMSKRLDFGIVWVNTHIPFVSEMPHGGFKHSGYGKDLSVFGLHDYTRVKHVMHYIGE is encoded by the coding sequence GTGACCACCCGTCTCCAGAACTTCGTGAACGGGAAGTTCGTCGACGCCGCGAGCGGCCGTTTCTCCGACGTCGTAGACCCTACGACGGGCGAGGTCTACGCCCAGGCACCGGTGTCGGGTCAGGAGGACGTCGACGCCGCCTACGCCGCCGCGACGGCCGCATTCGAGACGTGGGGCCAGACGACGCCGGGCGAGCGCGCGGCGCTGCTGCTCAAGGTCGCCGACGCGATCGAGGCCCGCGCGGATGAGATCAACGAGGCCGAATGCCGTAACACCGGCAAGCCCCGCGCCCGCATGGCCGAGGACGAGACCCCGGTCGCCGCCGACCACTTCCGGTTCTTTGCCGGTGCGGCCCGCACGCTGGAGGGCCCCACCGCCGGTGAGTTCCTCGCCGACCACACGTCGATGATCCGGCACGAGCCGATCGGAGTCATCGGCCAGGTCACGCCGTGGAACTACCCGATGATGATGGCGGTGTGGAAGATCGCCCCCGCTCTCGCCGCCGGCAACACGATCGTGCTCAAGCCGTCCGACACCACCCCGGTCTCCACGCTGAAGCTGGCCGAGATCCTCGGCGACGTCCTGCCCGCCGGTGTCTTCAACGTGGTCACCGGCGACCGCGAGACCGGCGCCCTGGTCGTCGGGCACGCCGACGCCGACATGGTCGCGATCACCGGCTCGGTGGGCGCCGGCATGGCCGTCGCCAGGACCGCCGCCGACGACCTCAAGCGGGTCCACCTGGAGCTGGGCGGCAAGGCCCCGGTTGTGGTCTTCGAGGACGTCAAGGACATCAAGGCCGTCGCCGAGGAGATCGCCGGGGCGGGCCTCTACAACGCCGGCCAGGACTGCACCGCCGCCTGCCGCGTGCTCGTGCAGGAGAGCATCCACGACGAGTTCGCCGCGGCGCTGGCCGAGGCCGCCGCCGCCACCAAGCTGGGCGGTCTCGACGAGGAGGACGCCTACTTCGGCCCGCTGAACAACGCCAACCAGCTCGCCCGGGTCGAGGGCTTCTTCGAGCGGCTCCCCGAGCACGCGAAGGTCCTCACCGGCGGCACCCGCGTCGGCGACAAGGGCTTCTTCTTCGCCCCGACCGTCGTGGACGGGCTGAAGCAGGACGACGAGATGGTGCAGGACGAGATCTTCGGTCCCGTCATGACCGTCCAGACGTTCACCGACGAGGCCGACGCGCTGGCCAAGGCCAACGGGGTCCGCTACGGCCTGTCCAGCTCGGTGTGGACCACCGACCACGGCCGCGCGATGCGGATGTCCAAGCGGCTCGACTTCGGCATCGTCTGGGTCAACACCCACATCCCGTTCGTGTCCGAGATGCCGCACGGCGGCTTCAAGCACTCGGGCTACGGCAAGGACCTGTCCGTCTTCGGCCTGCACGACTACACGCGCGTCAAGCACGTCATGCACTACATCGGCGAATAG